Below is a window of Myxococcales bacterium DNA.
TGCTGCTCGCGTTCGGGCCACCGGAGGAACAGAAGGGGGAATTGGCTAGCGCCGCCGCGTTGGCGGAGGTGCTCTGGGAACGCATCCCGGCTCGCGCCCAGCGGCGCCTGCGGGAGATCTGCCACGAGCCCACCGGCATCGACTACGAGACGGCCATGGACAACGCGCGCCGGGCCGCGCGCCGCGGTGGGCTCTTCGTGTCCGGGGACCTCGGAGCGGCGCTCCGCCAGACCTGCCGCCAGGAGGGCCTCCCGCTCCAGGCGCTCGAGGCGCCGGCCACCCTCTCGAAGCTCGTTGGCGAGCAACCCGCCATCGCCGATCTGGTCCGGCTGGCCACCAGCTCCGAGTACGCCGCGGCCCGCTGGCAATCTCCGCGGGGGACGCGGCCTGCCGGCGGCGTCTGAGCTAAGGTAGCGGTGCAATGCCCCGGCGGCTCTCGAGCGCGACACCGTTGTCACACCCGCCTTCGGGGGGATCCCACCGAAGCGGACGAAGTCGGCTGATTCGCCTTTTGGCACGCCTATCGCTACTCGTGGGCCTCGTGGTCCCCGTCGCCGTCGCCTGCATCGTCTCGGATCCGGCCGAATACGGCGTGGCGAAGCAGACGCCGCCCTTCCTGGATGCGACCCAGGCCAAGCCCAGCGTGCTCTACCGCTATGACCTGACGTCGGGTCAGACCCTGGCGGTGAACGTGCCCGTGCGCGCCGAGGACGCCGGCGACGAGCTCGTGGCGCAGCTCTATCTCGACTACCTCGTGGTCGGTCGACAGACCCTGCTCGGGTTCCGCCAGCTGGCCCCCGGCAAGTTCGAGGACGAGCGCACCATCGACATCCCCGCAAACAACATCGTGACCCAGGGTTGCCATGCCGTGAGCCTGGTGGTCACTCACCGCGGCAATCTCAACGAGAAGAACGCTCCGATACTCTCGGCTGACACTGCCATCCTGTCGTGGTGGATCAACGTCGACGACGACGGCACGAACACGATGAGCGAGTGCCCGGTGCAAGGAGGAGCCAACTGATGCGCCTCTTCTTGGCTCTCGTTCTGTCCACGCTCGCGGCGGGCTGCTCCGTCGACGCGCTCGAGGACAGCTCGCTCAAGCCGCCGACCAACCATTGCACCGCCGATACCGACTGTGGCGATGGCGCGTGTGACACGACGCTGGGGTTGTGCCACGCGAAGGAGGGTCAGTTTGCTACGGTGCTCTTCGAGGTGACTCCCCCGGCGGACGCCGATCGTTACGGCGGTCTGTCCTTCCTCGTCGCCGAAGACGTTGCCGGTAGCGGTGGCCCGCTCGACCTTGCCCTCGGCGTCGTGAGCAAGGTCACCGGCACCGTGCAACCGCAGAAAGCCGATTACCAGGGCAGCTGTTCGGTTGCGTACGGCGCGACCAACAAGAGCTCGACGCCGCCGGTCAAGGTCACCTTCACCTCGACCACCACCATCCTCGGGCTGCCGTCGCAACACTTCACCGCCAAGACCAGCTTCAACACCAAGACCGAGCAGTTCGAGTTCGAGGCTTGGCTGCCCCCCGACGAGTACGACGTCTACGTCGAGCCTCCGACCGACTCGGAAGACATCAACGCCCAGTCCTGCACCGTGGTCCCGCAGCTGGTGCACGGCATCAAGGTCGAGGCGGGGGACGTCGAGCTGCCGATCCCGTTGCAGGCTCCGAAGCTGCTCGAGATCGAGGTACTCTTGCCGTCGATCGCGGTGACCACGCAGGAGAAGACGCCGCTGGTCGGCTGGAAGATCGACGTCATCGATCCCGGCACCGGTCGTGTGCTCTCCGCGCCGGCGCTGCTCACCCTCGTTGCGGACCCCACGGACGCGGACAACCAGCACTACGTCGCAGAGGTCGAGTACGCCGAGGCGGTCGGGGTCGGCGCAGGAGTCGGCAAGGAGCTGGTTCGCTTGCGGCCGCCCACCGGTGAGGACAAACCCACGCTGGTGCTCGAGCGCGCCGCGCTCGAGCTGTTCACCCCCGGCAAAGCCAAGATCGAAGCGCAGAAACAGCTCTGGCCGGAGGCGGTCGTGCTCGATCAGATCAGCTTGTTCGGCACCAACGGCAGCCCCTTCGAGCAGGTTGCGGCCGCGCGTTTTGTGTCGACCAAGCTCGATTTCTCGAGCGGCGGCAACGTGAGTCAAAATGGGCTGGCGTTCTTCGAGAAGACCGTCGAGGTCCAGAACGGCGTGGCGACTGACGTCCAGCTCTTGCCCGGTGAGTACGACGTCTACGTCGCGCCGCCGGCAAACAGCGGTTTTGCGACCACGAAGGCCAAGCTCACGGTGGCATCGGGACAGCCCAAGCAGGGCGGTAAGAGCCTGACGCTCGAGCTGGTGTCCGATGTCGGCGGCAGCGTGCTCGTTCCGAGCGGCGACGAGGCCGCCGCAGGTGCGACGGTTCAGGCGATTGCCTCGCCGGTCTTGGCCACTCCGCTCGAGATTGCCGTCAGCGCCCTGCCATTTGCGCCCAAGGCCTCGTCCGGCATCGTGGGCGCGAACGGTCAGTATTCGCTCGAGGCCGATCCGGGGATCTTCGACTTCTCGATCCGTCCTGCGGAGGGGACCGGCTTCGCCTGGCTGGTTCGCCCGAACGTCGAGGTGCAGAGCGGCGTTCACGATCTCGGGCCGACGCAGCTGCCGCTGCCGGTGATCTACACCGGCCTCATCACCGTGCCGGGCGCGGAGACCCCCACGCCGGTTCCGGGCACGCTGATCCGCGCGTTCATCTACTTGAACTCGGCCGGGTACACGGGTGACCGCGCGGGGGCCAAATCGGTGGTCCAGATCGCGGAAGCGCGGGCGGACGCGACGGGCAAGTTCCGCCTGCTCCTGCCGTCGCACCTCAACTGAGCGTGGGCGCGCGTCCGGGCTTTGTGCCGTGCGCCGTCCCGAAGCTGGTTCCCGCCGCCCGCACGTAATACGCTTCGGAGTGTGAAACGTTCGCCGCTCGCACCTGTGAGCGAAGCCACTCCCCAAGCCTCCGGGGCCACGCCCCCGGCCGGTGATCTGGCTGCCGCCCTGCACGAGGTGGGCAACGCACTCACGGTGGTGCTCGGTTGGCTCGAAATCGCGGAGTCGCGAGCAGAGGAGGGCCCGGCTCGCGACGCGCTGGAGATCGCCCGCAGCTACGCCCAGCTCGGGCATGGCATGGCGCGGCGTGCGATCGGCAGCAGCGACGCCATCCTGGAGATCGAGCGCAGCGCCGCCAGTCTCGCCCGCGCGGCGGTGCTCGGTGTGACGCCGGCTGCGACGCAGAAGGCGGTCGGACTGCGGCTCGAGACCCGCACGGGCCTCGACGACTGGGTGACCGATGCGGACGCGGTAGCGCGCATCCTGCTCAACCTGCTCCTGAACGCCGTGGCGTTTTCGCCTGCTGGCGGCAGCGTCACGCTCGAGCTCAACGAGGGGCCTGGCGTGATCGTCTTTCGCGTCGTCGACGAGGGTCCCGGCATCGACGCCGAACGCGCGCAGACGTTGTTCTCGGCGCCGGACTCGACGCGTCCCGGGGGTCACGGCATCGGGCTTCGGCACTCGGCCGAGGTCGCGCGGGAGCGGGGTGGCGCCCTCGGCCTGGTCAGGCCGGGCCCGGGTGCATGTTTCGAGCTGTCGTGGCCTCGCGGTGAGAAGAAGAGCGGCGCGCGCCACCCGACGGTCGCGACGCGGCTCGAGGGGACCCGCATCTTGGTGCTCGAAGACGATCCGGCCGTGCTCGGCCTGATCGAGCTGAGCCTCGAGACGCGCGGCGCCACGGTGGTCTCGATCACGAGCGGAGCCGAGCTCGACTCGTTCGACATCCTGTCGGGCGTCTCCGCAGCGCTGTTCGATCTCTCCCCGATCGCGGACGACCCCAAGGCTGCCCTCGCGCGGCTCCGCGCGCGCGTCGGCGATGTGCCCGTGATCCTGATCAGCGGTTCGCCAACGGGGGTACCCGAGGCGGTCGCGGATGAAATTCGAGTCTGGGTTCGGAAGCCGTTCGAGATGAGCGAGGTGGTCGAGGTCTTGCGGGGGCTACTCGGGCGAGGCTGATTCGCGCCCTCGGGCGAATGCGGCCTCAGTCCATCTGAACTCGGCGGGCGGTGGTCTGTCCCGAGACGATGGTGACTGCAAAGCTCTTTTTGGTGGAACTGCGCCGCAGACGCACGCCGTGAGGCCCTGGGGGTAGCGCGGCACGGATGATGGGTGAGGGGCCGAGATTGCGGCCGCCGGCCGTCACCGAATCGCAGCCCGGAACACACATGACGGTGAGAAAGCCGGGCCCACCGTTGCGAGGTGCTTCCTCGACGCTGGTGGCCGGGGGCGGCGAATCGTCGGCGGCGGGCGCGGGAGCGGGTGGGACGGAAGTCCACTCTGTCTTGGGTTCGTCGGAGTCGCTGTTTGCGCCCGGGTTGCTGGGCGTGAGCTGAGTCGTGTCGGACCGCGGGGCCTCCTGGCTCAGCAAGGCGAGGTAGAACATTGCTGCGAACAGGAACAGCCCCAGCAACGCAGCAACGCCGCCGAGCACCAAGACGAGAGCACCTGTCGTCGAGGTCGACCTGCGACCGCCGTCCGGGACTCGCGGCGCATCGGGAGCCCGCGTACGTGCCCGGCGCTCGCGCCGCTCTGCCGTGTAGGCGCGCCGAAGCAGGGGCTGGAGCGCCGCGAATGCCGTTGCCGCGTCGGGAAAACGCTGGCTCGGCTCGAGCGCACAAGCACGCGCCAGCCAGTTATCGAACCCATCCGGCAGCGAACCCAAGAACCCGAGTCGCGCGGCGCGTTCGGTGGCCGGCGTGCTGATGCCCGTTCCGATCTCGGTCGTGAGCTCCGAGATCCCGAAGTGTCGATGCGCGCACAGCCAGTAGCGTCTCCCCGTGAGCAATTCGAAGGCGCAAAGTCCCAGTGCCCACACGTCGGTGGCTGGCGAGACGCTGCCGCTCCGCAGTTGCTCCGGGGCCATGTAGAACAGAGTGCCGAGCGGTTCAGTCAGTGAGGTCGTATCCGCCACGGCTTTTGCCAAGCCGAAATCGAGGATCTTCACCGTGAAGTGGGCATCCGCGCGGGCGGTCTTGGCCAGGAAGATGTTCGCGGGTTTGAGATCGCGGTGCACGATGCTGACGGCGTGGGCCGCGCCGAGCGCGTGGCACGCTTGTTTGAGAACGGTCGACGCCTCGCGCGGCGAGCACGGACCTCGGGCGGACAGACGCGCCGCCAGGTCCTCCCCTTCGAGGTACTCCATGGCCAACCAGGGAAATCCCGTCTCGGCATCGATGCCCGCGGCGACCA
It encodes the following:
- a CDS encoding hybrid sensor histidine kinase/response regulator, whose product is MKRSPLAPVSEATPQASGATPPAGDLAAALHEVGNALTVVLGWLEIAESRAEEGPARDALEIARSYAQLGHGMARRAIGSSDAILEIERSAASLARAAVLGVTPAATQKAVGLRLETRTGLDDWVTDADAVARILLNLLLNAVAFSPAGGSVTLELNEGPGVIVFRVVDEGPGIDAERAQTLFSAPDSTRPGGHGIGLRHSAEVARERGGALGLVRPGPGACFELSWPRGEKKSGARHPTVATRLEGTRILVLEDDPAVLGLIELSLETRGATVVSITSGAELDSFDILSGVSAALFDLSPIADDPKAALARLRARVGDVPVILISGSPTGVPEAVADEIRVWVRKPFEMSEVVEVLRGLLGRG
- a CDS encoding serine/threonine protein kinase, with product MAFPKLSRGQVLGTDFKIERLIGVGGMGAVYRALQMSTGRTRALKLMRVEFANDPKLRQRFAEEAMFGARIKSDHVVEVVAAGIDAETGFPWLAMEYLEGEDLAARLSARGPCSPREASTVLKQACHALGAAHAVSIVHRDLKPANIFLAKTARADAHFTVKILDFGLAKAVADTTSLTEPLGTLFYMAPEQLRSGSVSPATDVWALGLCAFELLTGRRYWLCAHRHFGISELTTEIGTGISTPATERAARLGFLGSLPDGFDNWLARACALEPSQRFPDAATAFAALQPLLRRAYTAERRERRARTRAPDAPRVPDGGRRSTSTTGALVLVLGGVAALLGLFLFAAMFYLALLSQEAPRSDTTQLTPSNPGANSDSDEPKTEWTSVPPAPAPAADDSPPPATSVEEAPRNGGPGFLTVMCVPGCDSVTAGGRNLGPSPIIRAALPPGPHGVRLRRSSTKKSFAVTIVSGQTTARRVQMD